The proteins below are encoded in one region of Pyxidicoccus trucidator:
- a CDS encoding alpha/beta hydrolase family protein has product MSPGFRSRVHSWRAWVLAVVAEVRRQLYLWSQRRRPVELPAPTGPFPVGRSALDVVAHERQEPYARRPGRELSVMLWYPATPEPHARAGAYLPGAWRRAGHFWGFASKRVRAHAIPEAPVADAQAPHPVLLFSPAGFPPPFYTALFEELASHGYVVAAVSHTYEMLPVSVFADGRVRWFRPSSVGGALSVSRGPQPEDVRKRAAVVEVKADDLRSVVARLERLGVEPGRFAGKLDPNRVGAMGHSMGGNAAAEWCARDARCRAVAVLDGGLWTAVARGGVARPVLEVFGEHPEYTQPCGESVRRGMFTSEDYCRADQRHVLRGWQRLYAEARPGYSFQIHGAGHASFTDCGLLPLRTWSPAGQAMGTIGGDRMWRVLGDCLRAFFDRHVKGVPAPLLDDPAHEYPEVVSAAPEVLFTARPEATPVQLSP; this is encoded by the coding sequence ATGAGCCCGGGCTTCCGCTCACGTGTGCATTCGTGGCGAGCCTGGGTGCTGGCCGTGGTGGCGGAGGTCCGGCGCCAGCTGTACCTGTGGAGTCAGCGGCGGCGCCCCGTGGAGCTGCCCGCTCCGACAGGGCCATTCCCGGTGGGCCGCAGTGCGCTCGACGTGGTGGCCCATGAGCGCCAGGAGCCGTATGCGCGGCGGCCAGGGCGGGAGCTGTCGGTGATGCTCTGGTACCCGGCGACGCCCGAGCCGCACGCGCGAGCGGGGGCCTACCTGCCGGGGGCCTGGCGGCGCGCGGGGCACTTCTGGGGCTTCGCTTCGAAGCGGGTGCGCGCACATGCCATCCCGGAGGCGCCCGTGGCGGATGCGCAGGCGCCCCATCCCGTGCTGCTCTTCTCTCCCGCGGGCTTCCCTCCACCCTTCTACACAGCGCTGTTCGAGGAACTGGCGAGTCACGGGTACGTCGTCGCGGCGGTGAGCCATACGTACGAGATGCTCCCCGTCTCGGTCTTCGCGGACGGGCGCGTGCGCTGGTTCCGCCCGTCGAGCGTGGGTGGCGCGCTCTCGGTGTCGCGCGGGCCGCAGCCGGAGGACGTGCGCAAGCGCGCGGCGGTGGTGGAGGTGAAGGCGGATGACCTCCGGAGCGTGGTGGCTCGGCTGGAGCGCCTGGGCGTGGAGCCCGGCCGGTTCGCTGGAAAGCTGGACCCGAACAGGGTGGGCGCCATGGGCCACTCCATGGGAGGCAACGCGGCGGCGGAGTGGTGTGCCAGGGACGCGCGCTGCCGGGCGGTGGCCGTCCTGGACGGAGGGCTGTGGACGGCCGTGGCTCGGGGTGGCGTGGCGCGGCCGGTGCTCGAGGTCTTCGGAGAGCATCCGGAGTACACGCAGCCCTGCGGCGAGTCCGTGCGGCGCGGCATGTTCACCTCGGAGGACTACTGCCGGGCGGACCAGCGCCACGTGCTGCGGGGCTGGCAGCGGCTGTACGCGGAGGCGCGTCCTGGCTACAGCTTCCAGATTCACGGAGCGGGGCACGCGAGCTTCACGGACTGCGGCTTGCTGCCCCTGCGCACCTGGTCGCCAGCGGGTCAGGCGATGGGGACCATCGGCGGCGACCGGATGTGGCGGGTGCTGGGAGACTGCCTGCGCGCCTTCTTCGACCGCCACGTGAAGGGAGTGCCCGCGCCGCTCCTCGACGACCCGGCCCATGAGTACCCGGAGGTGGTGTCGGCCGCGCCGGAGGTGCTCTTCACCGCGAGGCCGGAGGCGACTCCGGTGCAGCTCTCACCATGA
- the rtcR gene encoding RNA repair transcriptional activator RtcR: MAKARARKTVVLGMLGTTLDTGQGPQRWTKWRPTVALCQQEDLVVHRLELLHPPTATSLASLLVADIRQVSPETEVRPTVLDIQDPWDLEETYGALLDHVRGYTFNPEEEDYFVHITTGTHIAQICMFLLVESRLIPGKLVQVSPAGTGRDRSGPGSHTLIDLDLSQYDTLAARFRQEQREGLSFLKAGIDTLNPAFNRLIERIEQVAVHSRAPLLITGPTGAGKSQLARRIYALKKARRGVAGAFVDLNCATLRGDGAMSALFGHVKGSFTGALQDRPGLLRQANGGVLFLDEIGELGADEQAMLLRALEDKRFLPVGSDKEVESDFQLIAGTNRDLQLEVERGRFREDLLARINLWTFRLPALRERPEDIPPNLLYELDQASEAMDTRVTMNKEAQEQFLGFATSPEARWSGNFRDLNAAVLRMSTLAAGGRITREVVDEEIARLREQWRPAGARDSRAGAVDLVAELLGEDLARELDRFDRVQLADVLSVCRAARSLSDAGRVLFAQSRTQKKSTNDADRLKKYLARFGLTWADVSGRGATEAA; the protein is encoded by the coding sequence ATGGCGAAAGCACGGGCGCGCAAGACAGTGGTCCTCGGGATGCTCGGGACGACGCTGGACACGGGGCAGGGCCCGCAGCGGTGGACAAAATGGCGGCCCACCGTCGCGCTGTGCCAGCAAGAGGACCTGGTGGTGCACCGGCTGGAGCTGCTGCACCCGCCCACCGCCACGTCGCTCGCGTCGCTGCTGGTGGCGGACATCCGGCAGGTGTCACCGGAGACGGAGGTGCGCCCCACGGTGCTGGACATCCAGGACCCGTGGGATTTGGAGGAGACGTACGGCGCGCTGCTCGACCACGTGCGCGGCTACACCTTCAACCCGGAGGAAGAGGACTACTTCGTCCACATCACCACCGGCACGCACATCGCGCAGATCTGCATGTTCCTGCTGGTGGAGAGCCGGCTCATCCCCGGGAAGCTGGTGCAGGTGTCGCCCGCGGGGACCGGGAGGGACCGTTCGGGCCCCGGCTCGCACACCCTCATCGACTTGGACCTGTCGCAGTACGACACGCTGGCCGCGCGCTTCCGGCAGGAGCAGCGCGAGGGCCTGTCCTTCCTCAAGGCCGGCATCGACACACTCAACCCTGCCTTCAACCGGCTCATCGAGCGCATCGAGCAGGTGGCCGTCCACTCCCGCGCGCCGCTGCTGATTACCGGCCCCACCGGCGCGGGCAAGTCGCAGCTCGCGCGCCGCATCTACGCGCTGAAGAAGGCACGGCGCGGGGTGGCTGGCGCCTTCGTGGACCTCAACTGCGCCACGCTGCGCGGTGACGGCGCCATGTCCGCCCTCTTCGGCCACGTGAAGGGGTCCTTCACCGGGGCCCTGCAGGACAGGCCGGGCCTGCTGCGGCAGGCGAACGGCGGCGTGCTCTTCCTGGACGAGATTGGCGAGCTGGGCGCGGACGAGCAGGCCATGCTGCTGCGCGCGCTCGAGGACAAGCGCTTCCTGCCGGTGGGCTCCGACAAGGAGGTGGAGAGCGACTTCCAGCTCATCGCCGGCACCAACCGCGACCTCCAACTGGAGGTGGAGCGAGGGCGCTTCCGCGAGGATTTGCTCGCGCGCATCAACCTGTGGACCTTCCGGCTGCCCGCGCTGCGGGAGCGTCCCGAGGACATTCCTCCCAACCTCCTCTACGAGCTGGACCAGGCGTCCGAGGCGATGGATACGCGCGTCACCATGAACAAGGAGGCGCAGGAGCAGTTCCTCGGCTTCGCCACGTCGCCGGAGGCGCGATGGTCGGGCAACTTCCGGGACCTCAACGCCGCCGTGCTGCGCATGTCCACGCTCGCCGCGGGCGGGCGGATTACCCGCGAGGTGGTGGACGAGGAGATTGCCCGCCTGCGCGAGCAGTGGCGCCCGGCGGGAGCGCGCGACTCACGCGCCGGGGCGGTGGACCTGGTGGCGGAGCTACTCGGTGAAGACCTGGCCCGGGAGCTGGACCGGTTCGACCGCGTGCAGCTCGCGGACGTGTTGAGCGTCTGCCGGGCGGCGCGCTCGCTGTCGGATGCCGGTCGGGTGCTGTTCGCCCAGTCGCGCACGCAGAAGAAGAGCACCAACGACGCGGACCGGCTGAAGAAGTACCTCGCGCGCTTCGGCCTCACCTGGGCGGACGTGAGCGGGCGCGGAGCAACGGAAGCGGCGTGA
- a CDS encoding RtcB family protein, with amino-acid sequence MNRNNANYEVLSDEAGRPIKAWTVGVPFEDEAKKQLRSLRGLPFIHKWVAVMPDVHRGYGATVGSVVPTVGAVVPAAVGVDIGCGMIAVRTTLRADQLPDSLRGVRSAIERTVPHGRTDNGGRNDAGAWRVAPAQHQAAWSRLMEGYDRIVGKHPRIGRGPDLAHLGTLGTGNHFIELCLDEADGVWLMLHSGSRGVGNRIGSYFIELAKEDMRRFFINLPDADLAYLAEGTEHFEDYVFAVSWAQDYAATNRQLMLHSAVEALKLSGELPPFELMEEAVNCHHNYIAREHHYGKNCFVTRKGAVRAREGDLGIIPGSMGARSYIVRGKGNEESFHSCSHGAGRVMSREAAKKRFTLEDHAKATAGVECRKDVDVIDETPAAYKSIDAVMAAQADLVEVVHTLKQVVCVKG; translated from the coding sequence ATGAACCGCAACAACGCGAACTACGAGGTGCTGTCGGACGAGGCGGGTCGCCCCATCAAGGCGTGGACGGTGGGCGTGCCGTTCGAGGACGAGGCGAAGAAGCAGCTCCGCAGCCTGCGCGGCCTGCCCTTCATCCATAAGTGGGTCGCGGTGATGCCGGACGTGCACCGCGGTTACGGCGCGACGGTGGGTAGCGTGGTGCCGACGGTGGGCGCGGTGGTGCCGGCGGCGGTGGGCGTGGACATCGGTTGCGGGATGATTGCCGTGCGCACGACGCTGCGCGCGGACCAGCTCCCGGACTCGCTGCGTGGGGTGCGCTCGGCCATCGAGCGGACGGTGCCGCACGGCCGTACGGACAATGGCGGCCGTAACGACGCGGGCGCGTGGCGCGTGGCGCCGGCTCAGCACCAGGCGGCGTGGTCGCGGCTGATGGAGGGGTACGACCGCATTGTCGGGAAGCATCCGCGCATCGGCCGTGGCCCGGACCTGGCGCACCTCGGGACGCTCGGGACGGGTAACCACTTCATCGAGCTGTGCCTGGATGAGGCGGACGGCGTGTGGCTGATGCTCCACTCGGGTTCGCGCGGCGTGGGTAACCGCATCGGGAGCTACTTCATCGAGCTGGCGAAGGAGGACATGCGCCGGTTCTTCATCAACCTCCCCGACGCGGACCTGGCGTACCTGGCCGAGGGTACGGAGCACTTCGAGGACTACGTCTTCGCGGTGAGCTGGGCGCAGGACTACGCCGCCACCAACCGCCAGCTGATGCTGCACTCGGCGGTGGAGGCCCTGAAGCTGAGCGGTGAGCTGCCGCCGTTCGAGCTGATGGAGGAGGCGGTGAACTGCCACCACAACTACATCGCCCGTGAGCACCACTACGGGAAGAACTGCTTCGTGACGCGCAAGGGCGCGGTGCGGGCGCGCGAGGGCGACCTCGGCATCATCCCCGGCAGCATGGGGGCGCGTTCGTACATCGTCCGCGGGAAGGGGAACGAGGAGAGCTTCCACTCCTGCAGCCACGGCGCGGGTCGGGTGATGTCGCGTGAGGCGGCGAAGAAGCGCTTCACGCTGGAGGACCACGCGAAGGCGACGGCGGGCGTGGAGTGCCGGAAGGACGTCGACGTCATCGATGAGACGCCGGCTGCGTACAAGTCCATCGACGCGGTGATGGCGGCGCAGGCGGACCTGGTCGAGGTCGTCCATACCCTGAAGCAGGTGGTGTGCGTGAAGGGGTAG